Proteins encoded by one window of Anticarsia gemmatalis isolate Benzon Research Colony breed Stoneville strain chromosome 15, ilAntGemm2 primary, whole genome shotgun sequence:
- the LOC142978825 gene encoding uncharacterized protein LOC142978825, with the protein MRNYDILKTYCKKIFLIGNGNFWYEENTIGDDRGLFYRACGALLFFVYAFMTVLEIMAALMGDFPEDEKRDSTSFAVSHTIVMIKIFSVIANKSLIKTLNHKMVTVCQSYEEQPLMAEKYKIMKINVVAYFVIVYGSCACFVFEGLRKVFAGSHFVTVVTYYPSFEDDSALAMFIRVFNTLVLFVMMVTMIVSVDSFTMVYIIMYKYKFITLRHYFEKMREEVERLHHAGDNDLAAEKLASGLVEGIEMHSTIIKLSKDIDTAFGTVMALQLCQSSGSAVSILLQIALADDLKFAAAGKLIFFVVALFFLLGLFLCNAGEITHQASLVSDAIFYCGWQLVPPRLNTTSRRNIRQLVLLAMMQAQRPLVMKAFKMLELSYGTFLLVLRSTYSVFALFYAQNK; encoded by the exons ATGAGGAACTACGATATTCTAAAAACATATTGCAAGAAGATATTCCTAATCGGCAACGGGAATTTTTGGTACGAAGAAAATACGATAGGTGACGATCGAGGGTTATTTTATAGAGCGTGCGGCGCGCTGTTATTTTTCGTGTATGCTTTCATGACAGTATTGGAAATAATGGCGGCCCTCATGGGCGATTTTCCCGAGGACGAGAAACGTGACTCCACGAGCTTCGCCGTCAGTCATACCATAGTTATGATCAAAATATTCTCGGTTATTGCCAACAAATCGTTAATAAAAACCCTGAATCATAAAATGGTAACAGTTTGTCAGAGTTACGAAGAACAACCGTTGATGGCGGAGAAATATAAGatcatgaaaataaatgtcGTCGCTTACTTTGTGATCGTTTACGGCTCTTGCGCGTGTTTCGTTTTTGAAGGTCTGAGGAAAGTGTTCGCCG gTTCTCATTTCGTGACTGTGGTGACGTACTACCCGTCGTTTGAAGACGACTCAGCTTTAGCGATGTTTATCCGTGTGTTCAATACACTAGTTTTGTTCGTAATGATGGTGACTATGATAGTATCCGTAGACTCATTCACAATGGTTTACATAATCATGTACAAATACAAGTTTATCACTCTGAGACATTACTTCGAAAAAATGCGAGAGGAAGTTGAAAGATTGCATCACGCCGGAGATAACGATCTGGCTGCTGAAAAACTAGCAAGCGGATTGGTAGAAGGAATTGAGATGCACAGTACTATTATTaa GTTATCTAAAGACATCGACACAGCGTTCGGGACTGTGATGGCGCTACAACTGTGTCAAAGCTCAGGCTCTGCCGTCTCAATCCTGCTGCAAATTGCC ttagCCGATGACTTGAAATTTGCTGCAGCAGGGAAGCTTATATTCTTTGTGGTTGCACTGTTCTTCTTACTGGGCCTGTTCTTATGCAATGCTGGAGAAATTACTCATCAG GCTTCCTTGGTATCAGATGCAATATTCTACTGCGGCTGGCAATTGGTCCCTCCCCGGTTGAACACCACGTCTCGACGAAATATCAGACAGTTGGTACTTCTAGCGATGATGCAGGCCCAAAGACCTCTCGTCATGAAAGCCTTCAAGATGCTAGAGCTGTCTTATggaacatttttactg GTGCTGCGCTCGACGTATTCTGTATTTGCACTGTTTTatgcacaaaataaataa